A genomic segment from Flexistipes sp. encodes:
- the feoB gene encoding ferrous iron transport protein B encodes MTHKNKYKTLLVGNPNVGKSALFYQLTGKYASVSNYPGTTVSITSGKMSIGEHHEVEIIDTPGFYNMMTITEEEKVTKQIILDENPDAVVHVVDAKNIERMLPLTLQLIEAGLPVILVLNMFDELKNRGMDIQISHLEHDLGIPVVETVAIKGQGVSNLISRITSVAEGRHAYEKLNVNYGKSLEEKISDVQSLIKGDYSISKRSIALLVLQNDRDTLTYIKNEPQFNEISKIAEEGAAAEASLSVSHVLHNLASSIIKEHIKKSTKKQKNSFQGFVDKVTFHPIFSLFIVAIILYYGFYKFVGQFGAGFLVDLIEVNIFENYINPSVNNFFRSILGDTVFFNLFAGEYGIITLGLRYAIAIVLPVVSTFFLLFSVIEDSGYLVRLSMSLDKMFKKIGLSGRSVIPLILGLGCGTMATIVTRTLETKRERFVVTFLLALTIPCSAQLGVILGILGVSFTALSIWFFTILIIFTLAGFVLNRYTKGEPATFFMEIPPIRWPKIGNVLAKTFNRLKWYALEVIPIFVYASILIWVGKITKIFELLTGLLAYPANWAGLPDKMGEIFLYGFFRRDFGAAGMYDLTDVMTLRELVVATVILTLFVPCIAQFSVMIKERGTKTAVLIFLAVVPFAFLVGIILNQILLFWGMA; translated from the coding sequence ATGACACATAAAAATAAATATAAAACTCTGCTTGTGGGCAACCCCAATGTGGGCAAGAGTGCCCTCTTTTATCAGCTTACAGGCAAATATGCTTCTGTTTCGAATTATCCCGGAACAACTGTGAGTATAACTTCAGGAAAAATGAGTATCGGTGAACACCATGAAGTTGAGATTATAGACACACCGGGTTTTTACAATATGATGACGATAACCGAAGAGGAAAAGGTCACAAAGCAGATAATTCTGGATGAAAACCCGGATGCTGTTGTCCATGTGGTTGATGCAAAAAATATTGAAAGAATGCTTCCTCTGACATTGCAGCTGATAGAGGCCGGTCTGCCCGTGATACTTGTGTTGAATATGTTTGACGAGCTGAAAAACCGAGGTATGGATATTCAAATTTCCCACCTTGAGCATGATTTGGGGATACCGGTTGTTGAGACTGTGGCAATTAAGGGTCAGGGAGTTAGCAATCTTATTTCACGGATAACAAGTGTTGCAGAAGGACGGCATGCTTATGAGAAGCTGAATGTTAATTACGGTAAAAGCCTGGAAGAAAAAATTTCGGATGTACAGTCACTTATAAAAGGTGATTACTCAATTTCGAAAAGAAGTATAGCGCTTCTGGTTTTACAGAATGACAGAGACACCCTGACATATATTAAGAATGAACCGCAATTTAATGAAATAAGTAAAATTGCTGAAGAAGGGGCGGCTGCAGAAGCAAGCTTATCTGTTTCACATGTTTTGCATAATCTGGCATCATCAATCATAAAAGAGCATATAAAAAAAAGCACAAAGAAGCAGAAAAATTCTTTTCAGGGGTTTGTGGATAAAGTAACGTTTCACCCTATATTCAGCCTTTTTATCGTCGCAATAATTCTTTATTATGGGTTTTATAAGTTTGTCGGTCAATTCGGAGCGGGTTTTCTTGTGGATTTGATTGAGGTCAACATTTTCGAGAATTACATAAACCCTTCCGTAAATAATTTCTTTCGAAGTATCCTGGGTGATACTGTATTTTTTAATCTATTTGCCGGTGAATACGGCATTATTACTTTGGGACTCAGGTACGCAATCGCTATTGTTTTGCCTGTTGTGTCAACGTTTTTCCTGCTTTTCTCTGTTATAGAGGATTCAGGTTATCTTGTAAGATTGTCCATGTCTCTGGACAAAATGTTTAAGAAGATAGGTCTTTCAGGCCGCTCTGTGATCCCCCTTATTCTGGGCTTGGGATGCGGTACAATGGCTACAATTGTTACCAGAACACTGGAGACAAAAAGGGAGCGTTTTGTTGTTACTTTTCTGCTGGCTCTGACCATACCGTGTTCTGCTCAGCTCGGTGTAATACTGGGTATTCTGGGTGTGTCTTTTACAGCTCTGTCTATCTGGTTTTTTACAATACTCATCATTTTTACACTTGCAGGATTTGTTCTCAATAGATACACCAAAGGAGAGCCTGCCACATTTTTTATGGAGATCCCCCCTATAAGATGGCCGAAAATCGGTAATGTTCTGGCAAAAACTTTTAACAGGCTTAAATGGTATGCTTTGGAAGTTATCCCCATTTTTGTTTACGCCAGTATTCTGATTTGGGTGGGTAAAATAACCAAAATTTTCGAACTGCTGACGGGACTACTTGCTTATCCGGCAAACTGGGCAGGACTTCCGGATAAAATGGGCGAAATATTTTTATACGGTTTTTTCAGGAGAGATTTCGGGGCAGCCGGGATGTATGATCTGACTGATGTAATGACATTGAGAGAGCTGGTTGTGGCTACGGTAATCTTGACTCTGTTTGTACCGTGCATTGCACAGTTTTCCGTTATGATCAAGGAGAGGGGGACTAAAACTGCAGTTTTGATATTTTTGGCTGTTGTTCCCTTCGCATTTTTAGTTGGGATAATTCTTAATCAAATTTTATTATTCTGGGGGATGGCGTGA
- a CDS encoding FeoA family protein, whose protein sequence is MRKRMRKRLGQSSSETSAYSGRIKLIEAVIGEKYIVEGIDKDDPSILRKLCSMGILPGVEVIVRRKQPTIIFEVYHSRFAVDKLIGDKIYVKQLHSHS, encoded by the coding sequence GTGAGAAAAAGAATGAGAAAGAGATTAGGGCAATCCAGCTCAGAAACTTCTGCTTATTCCGGCAGAATAAAACTTATTGAAGCTGTGATTGGTGAAAAATATATTGTAGAAGGTATAGATAAAGATGACCCGTCAATATTGCGTAAGCTTTGTTCCATGGGTATATTGCCGGGAGTGGAAGTGATTGTCAGACGCAAACAACCTACTATAATATTCGAGGTGTATCATAGCCGGTTTGCTGTCGATAAGCTGATAGGAGACAAAATTTATGTCAAACAGCTACACTCACATAGCTAA
- a CDS encoding SoxR reducing system RseC family protein translates to MSNSYTHIAKVVEKQGKNFIKVEVVPMNACASCSIASSCCGGDELSNKKYFVLYNSVNAEVGDEVVIAISAKSLFKSVMVVYVIPIILLLVVAGISTAFFDKDIYTAVISLGFLVLYFVFIKILIGSGRNLDVKVVSKNA, encoded by the coding sequence ATGTCAAACAGCTACACTCACATAGCTAAAGTTGTCGAAAAACAGGGAAAAAACTTCATAAAAGTTGAAGTTGTTCCAATGAATGCATGTGCTTCCTGCTCGATTGCAAGCAGCTGCTGCGGTGGTGATGAGCTTTCAAACAAGAAGTACTTTGTGCTTTATAACAGTGTAAATGCGGAAGTTGGTGATGAAGTGGTTATTGCCATTTCTGCCAAAAGTCTTTTTAAATCTGTAATGGTGGTTTATGTTATTCCCATTATACTGCTTCTTGTTGTGGCAGGGATAAGCACAGCGTTTTTTGATAAGGATATTTATACGGCTGTTATCTCTCTTGGGTTTCTCGTATTGTATTTTGTCTTTATTAAAATTTTGATCGGCAGCGGCAGGAATCTGGATGTGAAGGTTGTTAGTAAAAATGCATAG
- a CDS encoding phosphoribosylaminoimidazolesuccinocarboxamide synthase, with protein sequence MNIVLKTEFTDLDLAARGKVRDIYDLGDKLLIVTTDRISAFDVILPTGIPQKGYVLTQLSKFWFEQTKSIVKNHLITTDVNEMPEECRQYSDILNGRSMLVEKADPFPVECVVRGYITGSGWKDYLKTGKVCGIKLPGNLKESQKLEPPIFTPATKAEIGDHDENISFDKMIEIVGKDNAEKLKELTISIYEFARDLALKKGIIIADTKLEFGVKNGDIILIDEVLTPDSSRFWYEREYEVGKPQNSMDKQFVRNYLETLDWDKKAPGPELPQDVVNKTSEKYMEILNIFNK encoded by the coding sequence ATGAATATTGTTTTAAAAACAGAATTCACCGATCTCGATCTTGCAGCAAGGGGTAAAGTACGCGACATCTACGATTTGGGCGATAAACTGTTAATAGTTACTACAGACAGGATTTCGGCGTTTGACGTAATACTTCCCACGGGGATTCCCCAAAAAGGGTATGTCTTGACTCAGCTTTCCAAATTCTGGTTTGAGCAGACAAAATCAATCGTTAAAAATCATCTTATAACCACAGATGTTAATGAAATGCCCGAAGAATGCCGGCAATATTCCGATATTCTAAACGGACGAAGCATGTTGGTGGAGAAAGCCGATCCGTTTCCGGTGGAATGCGTAGTCAGAGGTTATATAACAGGCTCCGGATGGAAAGATTATCTGAAAACCGGAAAAGTCTGCGGAATCAAACTGCCCGGCAATCTCAAAGAATCCCAGAAGCTTGAGCCTCCTATATTCACTCCTGCAACAAAAGCGGAAATCGGCGATCACGACGAAAATATAAGTTTTGATAAAATGATAGAAATAGTGGGTAAAGATAATGCTGAGAAGCTGAAGGAATTGACAATATCCATCTATGAATTTGCAAGAGATCTCGCCCTTAAAAAAGGAATTATAATTGCGGATACAAAGTTGGAATTTGGTGTTAAAAACGGTGACATTATACTTATAGATGAGGTGTTAACCCCGGATTCTTCCAGATTCTGGTACGAAAGAGAATATGAAGTGGGTAAACCGCAAAACAGCATGGATAAACAATTTGTACGCAACTATCTTGAAACGCTCGATTGGGATAAAAAGGCACCGGGACCGGAACTGCCTCAGGATGTTGTCAATAAAACTTCTGAAAAGTATATGGAAATTTTAAACATTTTTAACAAGTAA
- a CDS encoding FAD-dependent oxidoreductase, whose product MTNKIVVVGGVAAGATAAAKARRTDENAEITLIEKGEYISYANCGLPYHLGGLIPQRDKLLLHTPESFGQRFNVKVLVNTEAVQIDTTRKQIKTLSHGKPDYIDYDRLILANGAEPVIPPVKGLNESDFFMLRTVTQMDNIIENIKAYNPNKAVIIGGGYIGVETAEALKNCNLDVTVIEALPHILPGFEPETALKISETMKTSGINIVSGRKATECIKNDNKQLIKLDDGTKIETDLLIVSTGVKPDTKLAATAGIEIGSLGGIIVNEKMETSIQDIYAAGDVVEKKNIITGKNCLLPLAVPANKEGRTAGCNAAGGDLKFSGVIGTSVVSFENACVARTGLTYEGAKQHGFNPDYIYVENSDHAEYYPNPKFIFLKLIFDKDSGKILGASASGTEGVTRRIDIISTAIYAGLKVTDLEQLEFCYSPPHGAAKDIINLSGYVASNEVRGTGYGISPQKFLATYKNKEDITEILDVRTPAEYRQYHHEKAENIPLKNLREGLKNLDKTKVIYVYCAVGFRGYIAAKILRYYGFEAYNILGGLEALKRFKKL is encoded by the coding sequence ATGACCAATAAAATAGTTGTTGTGGGCGGAGTTGCTGCCGGGGCAACAGCAGCGGCAAAAGCCAGGCGTACCGATGAAAATGCTGAAATTACATTAATTGAGAAGGGAGAATATATCTCCTACGCCAACTGCGGTCTCCCTTATCATCTCGGAGGTTTAATTCCCCAAAGAGATAAACTACTTTTACATACACCGGAATCTTTCGGACAGCGTTTTAATGTAAAGGTTTTGGTAAATACCGAAGCTGTTCAAATAGACACCACCAGAAAGCAAATAAAAACCCTTTCTCATGGAAAGCCGGACTATATAGATTACGACAGGCTGATTCTGGCAAACGGCGCTGAACCAGTAATCCCTCCGGTAAAAGGTTTGAATGAATCGGATTTTTTTATGCTCCGTACAGTTACACAAATGGATAATATAATTGAAAATATTAAAGCATATAATCCCAACAAGGCAGTCATAATAGGCGGCGGTTATATCGGAGTGGAAACAGCCGAAGCACTAAAAAACTGTAACCTTGATGTAACTGTCATCGAAGCCCTCCCTCATATTCTGCCCGGCTTTGAACCTGAAACTGCCTTAAAAATATCTGAAACAATGAAAACTTCAGGCATTAACATTGTCTCAGGAAGAAAGGCAACTGAGTGTATTAAAAATGACAATAAGCAGCTAATAAAGCTGGATGACGGCACAAAGATTGAAACAGATCTTTTGATCGTCTCCACAGGTGTAAAGCCCGACACCAAGCTTGCAGCGACCGCAGGGATAGAAATCGGATCACTGGGTGGTATAATAGTCAACGAAAAAATGGAAACATCAATACAGGATATTTATGCTGCCGGTGATGTGGTGGAAAAGAAAAATATCATTACGGGTAAAAACTGCCTTCTTCCTCTGGCAGTACCGGCAAACAAAGAGGGCAGGACAGCCGGATGCAATGCGGCCGGCGGAGATCTGAAATTTAGCGGTGTTATCGGTACAAGTGTCGTAAGTTTCGAAAATGCATGTGTGGCCAGAACAGGCTTGACTTATGAAGGGGCAAAACAGCACGGCTTCAACCCTGATTATATTTATGTTGAAAACAGTGATCACGCCGAATATTACCCGAACCCAAAATTTATTTTTCTAAAACTTATTTTTGACAAAGATTCCGGTAAAATTTTAGGGGCATCTGCTTCAGGAACTGAAGGTGTAACAAGGCGAATAGACATAATCTCAACGGCGATTTATGCCGGTCTTAAAGTGACTGATCTGGAACAGCTTGAGTTCTGTTACTCTCCCCCCCACGGAGCAGCAAAAGATATAATAAACTTATCCGGCTATGTCGCTTCAAATGAAGTAAGAGGAACCGGATACGGTATATCACCGCAAAAATTTTTGGCAACTTACAAAAATAAAGAAGACATTACTGAAATACTTGATGTGAGAACTCCTGCAGAATACAGGCAGTATCACCATGAGAAAGCTGAGAACATCCCTCTTAAAAATTTGAGGGAGGGTTTGAAAAATCTGGACAAAACAAAAGTTATATATGTATATTGTGCTGTGGGTTTCAGAGGTTATATTGCTGCAAAAATCTTACGTTATTACGGATTTGAAGCGTATAATATACTGGGTGGACTGGAAGCATTAAAGCGATTTAAAAAGTTATGA
- the mtaB gene encoding tRNA (N(6)-L-threonylcarbamoyladenosine(37)-C(2))-methylthiotransferase MtaB, whose translation MNTKVQYDKMTKRIFFYTFGCKVNQVEIDNLKEEALNSGYTVSEDLKHTDIVVINSCTVTDKADKKFHSLIRKIKKNQPDVTIVTTGCLPEIENNLEDSDIIVPNKHKEDLFQYIGNEGSGENAKNTIIKNKGTAGSAGKTRAFIKIQDGCDSYCSYCIIPFARGNLKSRDPKSIKAEFEEKLKEGYREVVLVGIHIGNYGKDAHVSFSELVEELVQLQGDFRIRLSSIEVTEIDDKLINLFEKYPRKICRHLHIPIQSATDKILYLMNRKYTVSEFSQTIKKIRSRLQDVNIGTDVIVGFPSETKEDFDNTVYNLYHMNFGYIHVFPYSERKGTKAAGMKDVVPPKIRKERAKFLRDVSEDLKFSYSKKYFGKKVRVLVESDGKGLTDSYLTVNLLNYAEKNTFVHAHIIGINIDGSLMGKVIDDQ comes from the coding sequence ATGAATACAAAAGTTCAATACGATAAAATGACAAAAAGAATTTTCTTTTATACATTCGGATGTAAAGTAAATCAAGTAGAAATAGACAACCTGAAGGAAGAAGCTTTAAATTCAGGGTATACCGTATCAGAGGATCTAAAACACACCGATATAGTTGTTATCAACTCATGCACCGTAACCGATAAAGCAGATAAAAAATTCCACAGCTTAATTCGTAAAATTAAGAAGAATCAACCTGATGTTACCATTGTCACCACCGGCTGCCTGCCGGAGATTGAAAACAATCTCGAAGATTCAGACATAATAGTTCCCAATAAACATAAGGAAGATCTTTTTCAATATATCGGTAACGAAGGCAGTGGGGAAAATGCTAAAAACACGATAATTAAAAATAAAGGTACAGCAGGCTCAGCCGGCAAAACCAGAGCATTTATAAAAATACAGGATGGGTGTGACTCTTATTGTTCATACTGTATAATCCCTTTTGCCAGAGGAAACTTAAAAAGCAGAGATCCTAAGAGTATAAAAGCCGAATTCGAAGAAAAACTAAAAGAGGGCTACAGAGAAGTAGTGCTTGTGGGAATTCACATAGGCAATTACGGAAAAGATGCACATGTCAGTTTTTCTGAACTGGTTGAAGAGCTGGTTCAGCTGCAGGGAGACTTTCGTATCCGGCTATCATCAATCGAGGTGACTGAAATTGACGATAAACTCATAAATCTTTTTGAAAAATATCCGCGCAAAATTTGCCGCCATCTTCACATACCAATACAATCCGCAACAGATAAAATTTTATATCTTATGAACAGAAAGTATACCGTTAGCGAATTTAGCCAGACTATTAAAAAAATACGCAGCAGACTGCAAGATGTAAATATCGGAACCGATGTGATAGTGGGCTTTCCTTCCGAAACGAAAGAAGATTTTGATAACACTGTTTATAATCTTTATCACATGAATTTCGGCTATATCCATGTTTTCCCTTATTCAGAAAGAAAAGGAACAAAGGCCGCCGGGATGAAAGATGTAGTACCCCCAAAAATAAGAAAAGAAAGAGCAAAATTTTTAAGAGATGTAAGTGAAGATTTGAAATTTTCATATTCAAAAAAATATTTTGGCAAAAAAGTACGTGTACTTGTTGAATCTGACGGGAAAGGTTTGACAGACAGTTATTTGACAGTTAATTTGTTGAATTATGCTGAAAAAAATACGTTTGTTCATGCGCATATTATCGGCATTAATATAGACGGATCTTTAATGGGGAAGGTAATTGATGACCAATAA
- the glnD gene encoding [protein-PII] uridylyltransferase: MKTKTINQLKKEYWDEWNKIRKSRHNYTSSFELLNSLTVIADRIVREIADYSGAPSQNVCIVALGGYARCEMAPYSDIDLLILHKGELTPSQEEFLQTFATSMWDLKLLPGIQIKELNEIQQSALDDEIVKTSFMDNRLVMGDNNLYEDFKNILKLKVIGRGKKEFLILKISEVRRRSKKYRDSIYRLEPNIKEGGGGIRDLNTIYWITKTLYGSSDLDYLIKQRIISVKDYEKLRKCADFLFRVRCELHYFHGRKYDVLNLESQKAVASELGYSDSANVLAVEQFLKDYYIAARTIADISETILESTISKITPKHPNAVTKPVSLGYGFYKYNRYLSVDSSEIFKKDPLKLLKIFKIATEKGLRLSDAAMHLIRENLYLIDEAYVKKYGRYFLYIISNFPKSAKTVNKLIKTGVFFQFIPEFKHIVCKAQFDMYHYYTVDEHTVIALRHIDDLASTLPFRYHVYQEVFKSLERRDLLALVILLHDIGKGQGKNHSELGAKMAVGICKRLGLNMDESDVVSSLVRHHLLMSHISQRRDLHDIEVINHFISYFDDEEDIKLLYLLTYADMNAVGGQVFSEWKNMLLTELYEKSIKALSAESLTAEFDAVVARKKRKISERYENRDFVNYALNSMDDEYVYSNKLKHIYRHLGMILQLSTVNNVLVVSEKRDDLKCVEFTVCTYDFIGLLRKLAGVFSLYDMNILGAQIYTFDNNIAIDTIQVSNIKEHTGIIDEKSSKIQETIKKVINHELEIEKLLEEKTESFLSGGKKSVTKQADKIVFDNDISTLYTVVDVYTEDKVGLLYNLLTVFEKMHINVVKAKISTDVDRVVDSFYIIDKNKNKVTSDSEISRIKTRLMKILKETG; encoded by the coding sequence ATGAAGACTAAGACGATAAATCAGCTGAAGAAGGAATATTGGGACGAATGGAATAAAATCAGGAAAAGCAGGCATAACTACACCAGCTCGTTCGAACTTTTAAACAGTCTTACTGTTATAGCTGACAGGATTGTCAGGGAAATTGCCGATTATTCCGGAGCTCCCAGCCAAAATGTATGCATTGTTGCTCTGGGCGGTTATGCACGTTGTGAGATGGCCCCATATTCGGATATAGATCTCTTAATTCTCCATAAAGGGGAATTAACACCATCGCAGGAGGAATTTCTGCAGACATTTGCCACATCAATGTGGGACCTCAAACTGCTGCCGGGGATACAGATTAAAGAATTAAATGAAATACAGCAGTCAGCGCTGGACGATGAGATAGTAAAAACTTCCTTTATGGATAACAGGCTTGTCATGGGGGATAATAACCTTTACGAAGACTTTAAAAATATACTGAAATTGAAGGTTATCGGCCGGGGAAAAAAAGAATTTTTGATTCTGAAAATCTCTGAAGTAAGGCGCCGCTCAAAAAAATACAGAGATTCCATCTACAGACTTGAGCCCAATATTAAAGAAGGCGGCGGCGGGATTAGAGATTTGAATACAATATACTGGATTACAAAAACGTTATACGGTTCCTCAGATTTGGACTATCTCATAAAACAACGGATAATATCGGTCAAAGATTATGAAAAACTGAGAAAATGTGCCGACTTTCTTTTCAGGGTGAGGTGTGAGCTTCACTATTTCCACGGACGGAAATATGATGTTTTGAACCTTGAATCCCAAAAGGCCGTGGCAAGTGAACTGGGATACAGTGACAGTGCAAATGTACTGGCAGTGGAGCAGTTTCTCAAAGATTATTATATTGCAGCACGTACGATTGCCGATATATCTGAAACCATTTTGGAATCAACAATATCAAAAATTACCCCTAAACATCCGAATGCCGTTACCAAACCGGTCTCTCTTGGGTACGGATTTTATAAGTATAACAGATATCTGAGTGTTGACAGTTCCGAAATATTTAAAAAAGATCCTTTAAAGCTGCTCAAAATTTTTAAAATTGCCACGGAAAAAGGATTGAGATTGTCCGATGCCGCCATGCATCTAATTCGCGAAAATCTGTATTTGATTGATGAAGCATATGTGAAAAAATACGGGAGGTATTTCCTGTATATTATAAGTAATTTTCCCAAGTCAGCCAAAACCGTTAATAAACTGATAAAAACAGGCGTGTTTTTTCAGTTTATTCCGGAATTTAAACACATTGTGTGCAAAGCGCAGTTTGATATGTATCATTATTATACAGTCGATGAGCATACAGTTATCGCTTTAAGGCATATTGATGATCTGGCAAGTACTCTGCCGTTCAGGTATCATGTTTACCAGGAAGTCTTTAAATCTCTGGAAAGGAGGGATCTGCTTGCTCTTGTCATCCTATTGCACGATATCGGTAAGGGGCAGGGTAAAAACCATTCGGAGCTTGGAGCCAAAATGGCTGTTGGTATTTGCAAAAGACTCGGCCTGAATATGGATGAATCGGATGTTGTATCCTCCTTGGTAAGACATCATTTGCTGATGAGTCATATTTCTCAGCGCAGAGACCTTCATGATATTGAAGTCATAAATCATTTTATCAGCTATTTTGATGATGAAGAGGATATAAAACTGCTGTATCTGCTTACTTACGCCGATATGAATGCAGTGGGCGGGCAGGTTTTTAGCGAATGGAAAAACATGCTTCTAACCGAATTGTATGAAAAATCCATTAAAGCTCTTTCAGCAGAGAGTCTCACGGCAGAATTTGATGCAGTTGTTGCCAGGAAGAAGAGAAAAATCTCCGAGCGTTATGAAAACAGAGATTTTGTCAATTATGCCCTGAATTCCATGGATGATGAATATGTTTATTCCAATAAATTGAAACATATTTACCGGCATCTTGGCATGATTTTACAGCTCAGTACGGTTAATAATGTTTTGGTGGTATCTGAAAAAAGGGACGACTTGAAGTGTGTGGAGTTTACTGTATGCACATATGATTTTATCGGTCTGCTAAGAAAGCTTGCCGGTGTATTTTCCCTGTATGATATGAATATTCTGGGAGCCCAGATTTATACCTTTGACAATAATATAGCTATCGATACCATTCAGGTTTCAAATATCAAAGAGCACACCGGAATCATTGATGAAAAATCCAGTAAAATTCAGGAAACGATTAAAAAGGTCATTAACCATGAGCTGGAGATAGAAAAGCTGCTTGAGGAGAAAACAGAGAGTTTTCTTTCAGGCGGTAAAAAGAGTGTAACAAAGCAGGCTGATAAGATTGTTTTCGACAATGATATATCAACCCTTTATACAGTTGTGGACGTTTATACGGAGGATAAAGTGGGGTTGCTGTATAATTTGCTTACCGTTTTTGAAAAGATGCATATTAACGTGGTAAAAGCCAAGATTTCAACGGATGTGGACAGAGTTGTGGATTCCTTTTACATTATAGACAAAAATAAAAACAAGGTAACAAGTGATTCGGAGATCAGCAGAATAAAAACCAGGTTAATGAAAATATTAAAAGAAACCGGGTAA
- the secF gene encoding protein translocase subunit SecF: MFEVIKHNTKIDFLSFSKKFLLISAVVVIASLGIIFVKGFNYGIDFAGGTLVQARFDNAPDLTKIRTSMEKLDIGEVVIQNFGNEKEVLIRVEKTSKDLQKVSDSIQNSLTQTFEKGSFKIVRVEQVGPQVGAQLKNKATMAVLYALIGILIYISLRFEFTYSLAAVIALFHDVLITLGIFSLAGMEINLPIIAAVLTIVGYSLNDTIVVFDRIRETIKASGGKKVSLKELMNKSINQTLSRTLLTSFTTLLAVLSLYLFGGEVIHGFAFALLIGIIIGTYSSIGVASSLVFFYKEYKGQNKETG, translated from the coding sequence ATGTTTGAAGTAATTAAGCATAACACAAAAATAGATTTTTTATCCTTTTCAAAGAAATTCCTGCTGATATCTGCAGTTGTCGTAATAGCAAGTCTTGGAATAATTTTTGTAAAAGGATTTAATTACGGTATAGACTTCGCCGGAGGGACACTGGTGCAGGCAAGGTTTGACAATGCACCGGATCTCACAAAAATAAGAACTTCAATGGAGAAACTGGATATAGGTGAAGTAGTTATTCAGAACTTCGGCAATGAAAAAGAAGTTTTGATCAGGGTTGAAAAAACCAGCAAAGATCTTCAGAAGGTTTCGGATAGTATCCAAAATTCACTTACCCAGACATTTGAAAAAGGAAGTTTCAAAATAGTCCGGGTTGAGCAGGTTGGACCGCAGGTGGGAGCACAGCTTAAAAATAAAGCAACCATGGCTGTTTTATACGCTCTTATTGGAATTCTTATCTACATTTCACTCAGATTTGAGTTCACATATTCCCTGGCCGCCGTTATAGCACTTTTTCACGATGTGCTCATTACTCTCGGTATATTCAGCCTGGCTGGCATGGAGATAAACCTGCCTATAATTGCCGCTGTATTAACTATTGTGGGGTATTCCCTTAACGACACAATTGTTGTTTTTGACAGAATCAGGGAAACTATAAAAGCCTCCGGCGGGAAAAAGGTCTCCTTAAAAGAACTTATGAACAAAAGTATTAACCAGACACTGAGCAGAACATTGTTGACTTCATTTACAACCCTTCTGGCCGTCCTGTCCCTTTATCTTTTCGGAGGAGAGGTTATTCACGGATTTGCATTTGCACTGCTCATAGGCATTATAATAGGAACTTATTCATCTATAGGTGTTGCCAGCTCTCTGGTTTTCTTCTATAAAGAATATAAAGGCCAAAATAAAGAAACCGGGTAA